The Diadema setosum chromosome 4, eeDiaSeto1, whole genome shotgun sequence genome window below encodes:
- the LOC140227360 gene encoding uncharacterized protein, producing the protein MKLIGNSSYGKTITNKEKHRNVNVCDENKAQKQVNSTLFRDLNPIGKDCYEVDMAKQKFKMDLPVQIGHAVYQMAKLRMLQFYYDFLVKYVDPSDFQMCEMDTDSAYIAISSKDFEDVIKPNMKEQYEEDKGNWFPRNDCVENAMYDKRTPGLFKVEWEGDGIVALCSKTYYCFGPTDKFSCKGVSKRQNDINKNTYLEVLHSRVSGGGTNLGFRVVNNGVSTYSQTRNAFTYFYPKRKILDDNISTTYLDI; encoded by the coding sequence ATGAAGCTGATCGGAAACTCCTCCTACGGGAAGACAAttacaaacaaggaaaaacatcGCAATGTGAATGTGTGCGATGAAAATAAGGCACAAAAACAAGTCAATAGCACTCTGTTTCGGGATCTCAATCCTATCGGAAAAGACTGCTATGAAGTGGATATGGccaaacaaaaattcaaaatggatcTTCCGGTTCAAATTGGACACGCCGTGTACCAAATGGCAAAACTTCGAATGTTGCAATTTTATTATGATTTCCTCGTGAAGTATGTTGATCCTTCAGATTTTCAGATGTGTGAAATGGATACGGATTCTGCGTATATCGCCATCTCTTCGAAAGATTTTGAGGATGTGATAAAACCGAACATGAAAGAGCAATACGAAGAAGACAAAGGCAACTGGTTTCCTCGAAATGACTGTGTGGAAAATGCTATGTATGATAAACGAACTCCAGGTTTGTTCAAAGTGGAATGGGAGGGTGACGGAATAGTTGCTCTTTGTAGCAAGACGTACTACTGTTTTGGCCCAACAGACAAATTCAGTTGCAAAGGCGTCAGTAAGAGACAAAATGACATCAACAAAAACACTTACCTAGAGGTTCTCCATTCAAGAGTGTCGGGCGGTGGAACCAATTTAGGATTTCGTGTTGTGAACAATGGTGTCTCTACATACTCGCAAACAAGAAATGCCTTCACTTATTTCTATCCAAAGCGTAAAATCTTAGATGACAACATCTCCACGACGTATTTAGATATCTGA